The following proteins come from a genomic window of Acanthopagrus latus isolate v.2019 chromosome 5, fAcaLat1.1, whole genome shotgun sequence:
- the si:dkey-13n15.2 gene encoding protein transport protein Sec24C isoform X2, with protein sequence MDAPTANQSQTPCQAWAGQNGWSPASPQAAPSNPLLGFQHLSLGSPSDQRPCYDHLKASNQGCQSDITTFSSSSNTHRSTLYANNGDQSEQRVNPDARVSSTVPAASQGRNIPPCSLPLLNEGMQPCKPHQMPFYSPYSPYQAISPPLHSPYTHQGLLNGPQSPHQKHLPISSPSFGQCVNQSPQCTPQPAFEGANVESSIGYTYGHASPTSPIQQQPQWTLTHSKGPINEFVANTGAQDKNITPQSPNSESRYGLDPELLPSAVKVIAEDKAEWEDKVFVSEPFSRLPPLATTYCTVEDRGNASPSAIRSISYCVPCEGQAALLSRLPLGAVVTPLVKQNAEEKPLPVCKQAECVTGCGWCGASMCPAMGWQDCGQRFYCPFCGKLSEVPWQHYQPTKGVEGVRVDKDKRPELNMGSYEILNSQKGEPAALLLAIDVSPSALRGGHLEFATQQILALLTSLRREDGDALSDVRVGLMTYDSRIHLYDLSPALSRPHMLVITETDDLQLPVREGLLVSLKDCIDSVESVLQHIPQYSPECDDSSGVTMELPVKAGLAVLKALSCPGKLLIFHTAPLIEIGHTNSSSGFFGSNKPKSIFQPSELTISLAKECVSHGCGVHLFVLSQQDVGGAWPGHIPYLTGGSLHTYSHLQGELDRERFSTDLKKTVETDSGYKAELRIFVSKDMRVSGCYGLFIPGPNPGHVTMATLDHFTTLAVELAHTRALDESRAVAIQAVLSYSTQTGDRRTRVHTLTLRCSRHLQDAFRQYQAQTLLTFYCKKIYCAVLERPQYLRALPVYINSLRKSEVLLPGLRSSVHQRLQQRCQVLRMDTRSTSTQFYPLLLPLPLSADSFTPPHPEEALRCCAASLEPRGLYLVHAPLTLLLWVGTQVQACTLVELFNTSCFSSLPSGETKLPVLENHLSITVRSLIDTLNSQAPYARKLWVVKQGDSCEEALQRHLVEDKSPNGGASYADFLYHLHVNSVRILQ encoded by the exons ATGGACGCtcccacagccaatcagagccagaCACCCTGCCAGGCGTGGGCCGGCCAGAACGGCTGGTCCCCTGCTTCACCTCAAGCAGCCCCCAGCAACCCCCTGCTGGGTTTTCAGCATCTCAGCCTGGGCTCTCCTTCTGACCAGAGACCCTGCTATGATCACCTGAAGGCATCCAACCAGGGCTGCCAGAGCGACATCACCACCTTTTCATCCAGCAGCAACACTCATCGCAGCACGCTTTACGCTAATAATGGTGATCAGAGTGAGCAGCGGGTCAATCCTGATGCGCGTGTGTCATCCACAGTTCCAGCTGCAAGCCAAGGAAGAAACATACCTCCatgttctctccctcttctgAACGAAGGGATGCAGCCATGCAAGCCACATCAAATGCCGTTTTACTCCCCTTACAGCCCCTACCAAGCAATATCTCCCCCTTTGCACTCTCCATACACACACCAGGGTTTATTGAATGGACCTCAGTCACCACATCAAAAACATCTGCCCATCAGCTCTCCATCATTTGGACAATGTGTAAACCAGAGTCCACAGTGCACACCTCAGCCTGCATTTGAGGGGGCAAACGTGGAGTCCTCTATTGGATACACCTACGGTCATGCCTCGCCTACCTCTCCTATCCAACAGCAGCCTCAGTGGACACTTACACACTCTAAAG GACCCATAAATGAGTTTGTGGCCAACACGGGTGCACAGGACAAGAACATCACACCACAG tCTCCTAACTCTGAGTCCCGTTACGGCCTCGACCCAGAGCTCCTGCCCAGTGCT GTGAAGGTGATTGCAGAGGACAAGGCAGAGTGGGAGGACAAAGTCTTCGTCTCAGAGCCTTTTtcccgtcttcctcctctggcaACCACTTATTGTACCGTAGAGGATAGAG GTAATGCGAGTCCTTCGGCCATCCGCTCCATCTCGTACTGCGTGCCCTGTGAAGGTCAGGCTGCCCTACTCAGCCGTCTGCCGCTGGGAGCTGTGGTCACCCCCCTGgtaaaacaaaatgctgaagAG AAGCCCCTGCCTGTGTGCAAACAGGCAGAGTGTGTTACGGGATGTGGCTGGTGCGGAGCCTCGATGTGCCCGGCAATGGGCTGGCAGGACTGTGGACAGAGGTTTTACTGCCCCTTCTGTGGTAAACTCAGTGAAG TGCCGTGGCAACACTACCAGCCCACCAAAGGGGTGGAGGGGGTTCGGGTGGATAAAGACAAGAGGCCAGAGCTCAATATGGGCTCATATGAGATACTCAATTCCCAGAAG GGTgaacctgctgctctgcttctaGCCATAGATGTTTCTCCCTCAGCGCTAAGAGGAGGACATCTGGAGTTTGCAACACAACAAATACTCGCCCTGCTCACTTCTCTGAGGAG GGAGGATGGTGATGCTTTGTCAGACGTCCGTGTTGGTTTGATGACGTATGACAGCAGGATCCACCTGTACGACCTCAGCCCCGCCCTGTCCCGACCACACATGCTGGTCATCACTGAGACAGACGACCTGCAGCTTCCGGTGAGGGAGGGGCTTCTAGTGTCCCTGAAAGACTGTATCGACAGTGTCGAAAG tgtgttgCAGCATATTCCTCAGTATTCTCCAGAGTGTGATGACTCCAGCGGAGTTACCATGGAGCTACCTGTGAAAGCCGGGTTAGCTGTACTGAAG GCCCTGAGTTGTCCTGGGAAGCTGCTGATCTTCCATACTGCCCCTCTGATAGAGATAGGACACACCAACTCATCCTCAGGGTTCTTTGGCTCCAACAAACCAAAG TCCATCTTTCAGCCATCGGAGCTAACCATCTCATTGGCTAAGGAGTGTGTCAGTCATGGCTGCGGCGTTCACCTGTTTGTTCTGTCCCAGCAAGATGTGGGCGGAGCTTGGCCGGGGCATATTCCATATCTAACAGGTGGAAGTCTGCACACCTACAGCCACCTCCAG GGTGAACTGGACAGGGAGCGTTTCAGCACTGACCTAAAGAAGACTGTAGAGACGGACTCAGGCTACAAGGCTGAGCTCAGGATTTTTGTCAGTAAAG ATATGCGTGTGTCTGGGTGTTATGGACTTTTTATCCCTGGGCCCAATCCTGGCCacgtcaccatggcaaccctTGATCACTTTACAACACTGGCTGTGGAGCTCGCGCACACCAGAGCTCTGGATGAGTCGAGAGCTGTCGCCATACAG GCTGTATTGTCCTACAGCACccagacaggagacaggaggacCAGGGTTCACACTCTGACCCTGCGATGCTCACGTCACCTGCAGGATGCCTTCCGGCAGTACCAAGCCCAGACGCTACTCACCTTCTATTGCAAAAAGA TTTACTGTGCAGTGTTGGAGCG CCCTCAGTACCTGCGAGctcttcctgtttacatcaACAGTCTGAGGAAGAGCGAGGTGCTGCTGCCGGGCCTGCGGAGCTCCGTCCACCAGCGGCTGCAGCAGCGCTGCCAGGTGCTCCGCATGGACACCCGCAGCACCTCCACACAGTTCtaccctctgctgctgcctctg CCACTGTCAGCCGACAGCTTCACCCCTCCACACCCAGAGGAGGCCCTGCGCTGCTGTGCAGCCAGCCTTGAGCCCAGAGGTCTGTACTTGGTTCATGCACCCCTCACCCTGCTGCTCTGGGTGGGCACCCAAGTCCAAGCATGCACCCTGGTCGAGCTCTTCAACACCAGCTGCTTCTCCTCCCTGCCCTCTGGAGAG ACCAAGCTGCCAGTTCTTGAAAAtcatctgtccatcactgttCGATCCCTCATCGATACACTGAACTCCCAAGCACCCTACGCCCGCAAG ctGTGGGTGGTGAAGCAGGGCGACTCCTGCGAGGAGGCCCTGCAGCGCCACCTGGTGGAGGACAAGAGTCCTAACGGAGGAGCGTCCTACGCAGACTTCCTGTACCATCTCCACGTCAACTCTGTCCGGATTCTGCAGTGA
- the si:dkey-13n15.2 gene encoding protein transport protein Sec24C isoform X1 translates to MDAPTANQSQTPCQAWAGQNGWSPASPQAAPSNPLLGFQHLSLGSPSDQRPCYDHLKASNQGCQSDITTFSSSSNTHRSTLYANNGDQSEQRVNPDARVSSTVPAASQGRNIPPCSLPLLNEGMQPCKPHQMPFYSPYSPYQAISPPLHSPYTHQGLLNGPQSPHQKHLPISSPSFGQCVNQSPQCTPQPAFEGANVESSIGYTYGHASPTSPIQQQPQWTLTHSKGPINEFVANTGAQDKNITPQSPNSESRYGLDPELLPSAVKVIAEDKAEWEDKVFVSEPFSRLPPLATTYCTVEDRGNASPSAIRSISYCVPCEGQAALLSRLPLGAVVTPLVKQNAEEKPLPVCKQAECVTGCGWCGASMCPAMGWQDCGQRFYCPFCGKLSEVPWQHYQPTKGVEGVRVDKDKRPELNMGSYEILNSQKGEPAALLLAIDVSPSALRGGHLEFATQQILALLTSLRREDGDALSDVRVGLMTYDSRIHLYDLSPALSRPHMLVITETDDLQLPVREGLLVSLKDCIDSVESVLQHIPQYSPECDDSSGVTMELPVKAGLAVLKALSCPGKLLIFHTAPLIEIGHTNSSSGFFGSNKPKSIFQPSELTISLAKECVSHGCGVHLFVLSQQDVGGAWPGHIPYLTGGSLHTYSHLQGELDRERFSTDLKKTVETDSGYKAELRIFVSKDMRVSGCYGLFIPGPNPGHVTMATLDHFTTLAVELAHTRALDESRAVAIQAVLSYSTQTGDRRTRVHTLTLRCSRHLQDAFRQYQAQTLLTFYCKKIYCAVLERPLQELREELQTEVTEALASYRKHCCSASVSAGQLVLPQYLRALPVYINSLRKSEVLLPGLRSSVHQRLQQRCQVLRMDTRSTSTQFYPLLLPLPLSADSFTPPHPEEALRCCAASLEPRGLYLVHAPLTLLLWVGTQVQACTLVELFNTSCFSSLPSGETKLPVLENHLSITVRSLIDTLNSQAPYARKLWVVKQGDSCEEALQRHLVEDKSPNGGASYADFLYHLHVNSVRILQ, encoded by the exons ATGGACGCtcccacagccaatcagagccagaCACCCTGCCAGGCGTGGGCCGGCCAGAACGGCTGGTCCCCTGCTTCACCTCAAGCAGCCCCCAGCAACCCCCTGCTGGGTTTTCAGCATCTCAGCCTGGGCTCTCCTTCTGACCAGAGACCCTGCTATGATCACCTGAAGGCATCCAACCAGGGCTGCCAGAGCGACATCACCACCTTTTCATCCAGCAGCAACACTCATCGCAGCACGCTTTACGCTAATAATGGTGATCAGAGTGAGCAGCGGGTCAATCCTGATGCGCGTGTGTCATCCACAGTTCCAGCTGCAAGCCAAGGAAGAAACATACCTCCatgttctctccctcttctgAACGAAGGGATGCAGCCATGCAAGCCACATCAAATGCCGTTTTACTCCCCTTACAGCCCCTACCAAGCAATATCTCCCCCTTTGCACTCTCCATACACACACCAGGGTTTATTGAATGGACCTCAGTCACCACATCAAAAACATCTGCCCATCAGCTCTCCATCATTTGGACAATGTGTAAACCAGAGTCCACAGTGCACACCTCAGCCTGCATTTGAGGGGGCAAACGTGGAGTCCTCTATTGGATACACCTACGGTCATGCCTCGCCTACCTCTCCTATCCAACAGCAGCCTCAGTGGACACTTACACACTCTAAAG GACCCATAAATGAGTTTGTGGCCAACACGGGTGCACAGGACAAGAACATCACACCACAG tCTCCTAACTCTGAGTCCCGTTACGGCCTCGACCCAGAGCTCCTGCCCAGTGCT GTGAAGGTGATTGCAGAGGACAAGGCAGAGTGGGAGGACAAAGTCTTCGTCTCAGAGCCTTTTtcccgtcttcctcctctggcaACCACTTATTGTACCGTAGAGGATAGAG GTAATGCGAGTCCTTCGGCCATCCGCTCCATCTCGTACTGCGTGCCCTGTGAAGGTCAGGCTGCCCTACTCAGCCGTCTGCCGCTGGGAGCTGTGGTCACCCCCCTGgtaaaacaaaatgctgaagAG AAGCCCCTGCCTGTGTGCAAACAGGCAGAGTGTGTTACGGGATGTGGCTGGTGCGGAGCCTCGATGTGCCCGGCAATGGGCTGGCAGGACTGTGGACAGAGGTTTTACTGCCCCTTCTGTGGTAAACTCAGTGAAG TGCCGTGGCAACACTACCAGCCCACCAAAGGGGTGGAGGGGGTTCGGGTGGATAAAGACAAGAGGCCAGAGCTCAATATGGGCTCATATGAGATACTCAATTCCCAGAAG GGTgaacctgctgctctgcttctaGCCATAGATGTTTCTCCCTCAGCGCTAAGAGGAGGACATCTGGAGTTTGCAACACAACAAATACTCGCCCTGCTCACTTCTCTGAGGAG GGAGGATGGTGATGCTTTGTCAGACGTCCGTGTTGGTTTGATGACGTATGACAGCAGGATCCACCTGTACGACCTCAGCCCCGCCCTGTCCCGACCACACATGCTGGTCATCACTGAGACAGACGACCTGCAGCTTCCGGTGAGGGAGGGGCTTCTAGTGTCCCTGAAAGACTGTATCGACAGTGTCGAAAG tgtgttgCAGCATATTCCTCAGTATTCTCCAGAGTGTGATGACTCCAGCGGAGTTACCATGGAGCTACCTGTGAAAGCCGGGTTAGCTGTACTGAAG GCCCTGAGTTGTCCTGGGAAGCTGCTGATCTTCCATACTGCCCCTCTGATAGAGATAGGACACACCAACTCATCCTCAGGGTTCTTTGGCTCCAACAAACCAAAG TCCATCTTTCAGCCATCGGAGCTAACCATCTCATTGGCTAAGGAGTGTGTCAGTCATGGCTGCGGCGTTCACCTGTTTGTTCTGTCCCAGCAAGATGTGGGCGGAGCTTGGCCGGGGCATATTCCATATCTAACAGGTGGAAGTCTGCACACCTACAGCCACCTCCAG GGTGAACTGGACAGGGAGCGTTTCAGCACTGACCTAAAGAAGACTGTAGAGACGGACTCAGGCTACAAGGCTGAGCTCAGGATTTTTGTCAGTAAAG ATATGCGTGTGTCTGGGTGTTATGGACTTTTTATCCCTGGGCCCAATCCTGGCCacgtcaccatggcaaccctTGATCACTTTACAACACTGGCTGTGGAGCTCGCGCACACCAGAGCTCTGGATGAGTCGAGAGCTGTCGCCATACAG GCTGTATTGTCCTACAGCACccagacaggagacaggaggacCAGGGTTCACACTCTGACCCTGCGATGCTCACGTCACCTGCAGGATGCCTTCCGGCAGTACCAAGCCCAGACGCTACTCACCTTCTATTGCAAAAAGA TTTACTGTGCAGTGTTGGAGCGCCCTCTacaggagctgagggaggaacTGCAGACGGAGGTAACCGAAGCGTTGGCGTCCTATCGgaaacactgctgctctgcttcagtGTCTGCTGGACAG CTGGTCCTCCCTCAGTACCTGCGAGctcttcctgtttacatcaACAGTCTGAGGAAGAGCGAGGTGCTGCTGCCGGGCCTGCGGAGCTCCGTCCACCAGCGGCTGCAGCAGCGCTGCCAGGTGCTCCGCATGGACACCCGCAGCACCTCCACACAGTTCtaccctctgctgctgcctctg CCACTGTCAGCCGACAGCTTCACCCCTCCACACCCAGAGGAGGCCCTGCGCTGCTGTGCAGCCAGCCTTGAGCCCAGAGGTCTGTACTTGGTTCATGCACCCCTCACCCTGCTGCTCTGGGTGGGCACCCAAGTCCAAGCATGCACCCTGGTCGAGCTCTTCAACACCAGCTGCTTCTCCTCCCTGCCCTCTGGAGAG ACCAAGCTGCCAGTTCTTGAAAAtcatctgtccatcactgttCGATCCCTCATCGATACACTGAACTCCCAAGCACCCTACGCCCGCAAG ctGTGGGTGGTGAAGCAGGGCGACTCCTGCGAGGAGGCCCTGCAGCGCCACCTGGTGGAGGACAAGAGTCCTAACGGAGGAGCGTCCTACGCAGACTTCCTGTACCATCTCCACGTCAACTCTGTCCGGATTCTGCAGTGA